One window from the genome of Clupea harengus chromosome 19, Ch_v2.0.2, whole genome shotgun sequence encodes:
- the LOC105907738 gene encoding uncharacterized protein LOC105907738, whose product MEEDMSVHDFGSPFLICDEDEEEEDYYQGKQEADEEREDDKEEKDGHQNSILTPVMGKAGEKQEKISGEITTAMMSKDTEEDREKRQEEMSEERTEQAEEMKHVEESEKKERGKEDGEMLYLRGKMEGNMREETDMEGKGTAGSGGEERVKTDISLGSVLSVCEQSLEQSMSAGLAFRHVPQPLQPPDAQPEALSVGKHQAGVPSQTLEVSTMLPPMEVQLTQVYTTRQYTRFTGHGPPMHPLNTQTQAPPTDHATLPPVPKKKTRTLYSADQLQELERLFQDDHYPDGDRRREIAASVGVTPQRIMVWFQNRRAKWRKTGKEPLKTHKNTHRTSYFSGTVPSVLPQPPAHTPTLPPYSSLIGSLTSPAARIGQVYVSPEGGPPPMQSPPPLRRASLSLSLDPNQHILNLPTADTWSNYTDLSSLKMDPQHHVAFVPMSNTMHYQSKAHTQPLQHTNTLTQQYLSNLSYINPTYINNGPAHTGHTHTPTQLAYTLPTPNSLVPACCQQNNQMHQVQSRLCSSDPPPPQPAVYQGPGRLSLHLQPASHYSTSPLPHTHSHVHTHTNTHYPLHTPLTKDGNPLNSVTMGTQPGPSQSQPSRREADTHTHTDVSFHCDFSPILL is encoded by the exons ATGGAAGAAGATATGTCCGTGCACGACTTCG GTAGTCCGTTCCTGATctgtgatgaggatgaggaagaggaagactaTTACCAAGGAAAGCAAGAGgctgatgaagagagagaagatgataaggaagagaaggatggaCATCAGAATAGCATCCTGACACCTGTGATGGGAAAAGCAGGGGAGAAGCAAGAGAAGATCAGTGGGGAAATCACCACAGCAATGATGAGCAAAGATACAGAGGAAGACCGAGAGAAGAGGCAGGAAGAAATgtcagaggagagaacagaacaggcaGAGGAGATGAAGCATGTAGAAGAGTccgaaaagaaagagagaggaaaggaagatggagagatgttATATTTGAGAGGAAAGATGGAGGGAAATATGAGAGAGGAAACAGACATGGAGGGGAAAGGAACAGctgggagtggaggagaggagagagtgaagactGATATAAGCCTCGGtagtgtgctgtctgtgtgtgagcagtctCTAGAGCAGAGCATGAGTGCAGGCCTGGCGTTCAGACACGTCCCACAGCCACTCCAGCCTCCCGATGCCCAGCCTGAGGCCCTCTCTGTGGGGAAGCACCAGGCGGGCGTCCCCTCTCAAACACTGGAAGTGAGCACAATGCTTCCCCCAATGGAGGTCCAGCTGACGCAGGTGTACACCACCCGCCAGTACACACGCTTCACGGGCCACGGCCCCCCAATGCACCCCctgaacactcaaacacaggcaCCTCCCACAGACCACGCCACACTGCCCCCCGTGCCCAAGAAGAAGACGCGCACACTGTACTCAGCAG ATCAGCTCCAGGAGTTGGAGCGCTTGTTTCAGGATGATCACTACCCCGATGGGGACAGGAGAAGGGAGATTGCTGCATCAGTTGGAGTCACACCCCAAAGGATCATG gtgTGGTTTCAGAATCGCCGTGCTAAGTGGCGAAAAACAGGGAAGGAACCactgaagacacacaaaaacacccacag aACATCTTATTTTTCAGGGACTGTTCCGTCAGTGCTTCCCCAGCCGCCCGCCCACACACCGACCCTTCCACCCTACAGCTCCCTCATAGGCAGCCTGACCAGCCCAGCCG CACGCATTGGACAGGTGTATGTCTCTCCAGAAGGTGGCCCCCCTCCCATGCAGAGTCCCCCTCCCCTGCGTCgagcttctctgtctctctcgctcgaCCCTAATCAACACATACTCAACCTGCCTACTGCTGACACGTG GAGTAATTACACGGACCTCTCCTCACTGAAGATGGACCCCCAGCACCATGTTGCCTTTGTTCCTATGTCAAACACAATGCACTATCAGTCTAAGGCTCACACCCAGCCGctgcagcacacaaacacactcactcaacagtACCTCTCCAACCTCTCTTATATAAACCCCACATATATCAACAACGGCCCGGCccacacaggccacacacacacccctacccagCTGGCATACACTCTGCCAACGCCCAACAGCCTGGTGCCCGCCTGCTGCCAACAGAACAATCAGATGCACCAGG TGCAGTCACGTCTGTGTTCCAGtgatccccccccaccccagcctgcAGTGTATCAGGGTCCGGGGCGCTTGTCCCTCCACCTGCAACCCGCATCCCACTACAGCACCTcgcccctccctcacacacactcacatgtacacactcacacaaacacacactacccgCTCCACACCCCTCTGACCAAAGATGGCAACCCCCTGAACTCGGTGACCATGGGGACCCAGCCAGGGCCCTCACAGAGCCAACCCAGCCGGAGGGaggcagacacgcacactcacacagacgtgTCGTTCCATTGTGACTTCTCCCCCATCCTCCTTTAG
- the sgo1 gene encoding shugoshin 1 isoform X2: MARERGTQPQKKSFKESLDDIKEKMKEKRNKRLASACAVNRGKPKTKTNVQVKPTVLKGVQENNKWLALALQAERDKVRQAQGVILQLKRERQALFFHLLLLKRTALTTQSSTPEARQLDPGSSSSSSCLLGSEKGAGRDLYPEDMAAQSPEAVSTDSHYHDNKSSELPPNVGTRRRRRAEGRGSFSDPANSPTPATENAGPQNPESGLAKTQEETEEETGLNDCNEMLETCPEPSNVQAKVRHSPERPKKRRRGPKQAAPKETSQPSPQVNQPPAQIPDPPCPVRGRLLLTVPHTRRVVAAPLKRPWENNKPRARSKSRDRNGSRGTQAQPSKHQKHQGPNLNSSLNMNDSFDFDCEEAVHMTPFRGGPKTDERETERAQDPPQEDTPQTNSSLSLSEDEEGDDSLYIPKKRACRRQENHSPPRRARSKRNAALQGAKQGRRSQAHTVDIKPQPHTVDIKPQHQTVDIKPQPHTVDIKPQPHTGDIKLQPHTVDIKPQPHTVDIKPQHHTVSERRTEADTAALTESSCKEVRVPESTSTRIQPQEYLCSESPPDSPVFYSERLDLSEQSEASSTAILEGEELEPQMPISFEMEEELLLVGDPLCGLTSRSQSMGLKREKPLLKYRRCAGGIAVRSAVGVALTDMTNLSPATRRALPFAQDRAVPVHSPAIRKRRCTAAVDYRQPTINSKLRRGDKFTDTKFLRSPIFKPKPRHSLKKVSSLGKYDESFVG; this comes from the exons ATGGCACGAGAGCGGGGGACGCAGCCCCAGAAGAAGTCCTTCAAGGAGAGTCTGGATGACATCaaagagaagatgaaggagaagagaaacaaaCGCTTAGCAAGCGCCTGCGCTGTGAACAGAGGGAAGCccaaaactaaaacaaatg TTCAGGTAAAGCCAACTGTGCTGAAGGGTGTGCAGGAGAACAACAAATGGCTGGCTCTTGCACTACAGGCTGAGAGGGACAAAGTGCGGCAAGCCCAGGGGGTCATACTGCAgctgaaaagagaaagacaggccCTCTTCTTTCATCTGCTGTTACTGAAACGAACGGCACTCACAACGCAG AGTTCCACCCCTGAGGCGCGTCAGCTGGACCCtggctcttcttcctcttccag CTGTCTATTGGGGTCTGAGAAAGGAGCAGGACGTGATTTGTATCCTGAAGACATGGCAGCACAATCACCTGAGGCTGTCAGCACAG ACTCTCATTACCATGACAACAAATCTTCAGAGTTACCGCCAAACGTTGGTACAAGGCGTCGGCGTAGAGCTGAAGGACGGGGGTCATTTAGTGACCCTGCTAATTCACCTACACCTGCCACGGAAAACGCAGGCCCTCAGAACCCAGAATCTGGACTGGCTAAAACtcaagaggagacagaggaggagacgggACTTAATGACTGCAATGAGATGCTGGAGACTTGTCCTGAACCAAGCAATGTACAGGCTAAGGTGCGCCACAGCCCCGAGCGGCCCAAGAAAAGACGGCGAGGCCCCAAACAGGCGGCTCCCAAAGAGACATCTCAGCCCTCTCCCCAGGTGAATCAACCCCCAGCACAGATCCCTGATCCCCCTTGCCCAGTGAGGGGGAGGCTGTTGCTGACGGTCCCGCATACCCGTAGAGTGGTTGCTGCACCGCTGAAAAGGCCCTGGGAGAACAACAAGCCCCGAGCGCGCTCCAAGAGCCGAGATCGCAATGGCAGCCGCGGCACACAAGCACAGCCTAGCAAACATCAGAAACACCAAGGCCCCAACCTCAACTCCTCCCTGAACATGAATGACTCGTTTGACTTTGACTGCGAAGAAGCAGTGCACATGACCCCTTTTAGAGGGGGGCCCAAGACAGATGAGCGCGAGACTGAGAGAGCTCAGGACCCACCTCAAGAAGACACTCCGCAGACTaacagctctctgtctctgtctgaggatgaggagggagacGACAGCCTGTACATTCCTAAAAAAAGAGCATGCAGGAGGCAGGAGAACCACAGCCCCCCCAGACGGGCACGTTCAAAAAGGAACGCTGCGCTCCAGGGGGCTAAACAAGGGAGAAGGAGCCAGGCTCATACTGTGGACATCAAGCCCCAGCCCCACACAGTGGACATCAAGCCCCAGCACCAGACAGTGGACATCAAGCCCCAGCCCCACACAGTGGACATCAAGCCCCAGCCCCATACCGGGGACATCAAGCTCCAGCCCCACACAGTGGACATCAAGCCCCAGCCCCACACAGTGGACATCAAGCCCCAGCACCACAC AGTTTCAGAAAGGAGGACTGAAGCAGACACCGCTGCCCTCACAGAATCCTCTTGCAAAGAAGTGCGAGTCCCGGAATCCACTAGCACAAGAATCCAGCCTCAGGAGTATCTTTGCTCAGAATCACCTCCCGATTCTCCTGTGTTCTACTCTGAGAGACTTGATCTGTCAGAGCAGAGTGAGGCCTCAAGTACAG CAATCCTGGAAGGAGAAGAGCTGGAGCCTCAAATGCCAATTTCTTTTGAGATGGAAGAGGAGCTACTGTTGGTTGGGGACCCGCTATGTGGACTGACAAGCCGAAGCCAGTCTATGGGCCTGAAGAGAGAAAAACCCTTATTGAAATACAGGAGATGTGCAG GTGGAATAGCGGTCCGGTCGGCTGTTGGCGTGGCTCTGACTGACATGACCAATCTCTCCCCGGCAACACGTCGTGCCCTCCCCTTTGCTCAGGACCGTGCGGTCCCTGTCCACTCCCCTGCCATCCGCAAGCGCAGATGCACCGCTGCTGTTGACTACAGGCAGCCCACGATCAACTC GAAGCTGAGACGTGGTGATAAGTTCACAGACACAAAGTTTCTCCGCTCTCCCATCTTCAAACCGAAACCTCGTCACTCACTGAAGAAGGTGTCCAGTCTGGGAAAATATGACGAGTCGTTTGTAGGATGA
- the sgo1 gene encoding shugoshin 1 isoform X1 produces the protein MARERGTQPQKKSFKESLDDIKEKMKEKRNKRLASACAVNRGKPKTKTNVQVKPTVLKGVQENNKWLALALQAERDKVRQAQGVILQLKRERQALFFHLLLLKRTALTTQSSTPEARQLDPGSSSSSSCLLGSEKGAGRDLYPEDMAAQSPEAVSTDSHYHDNKSSELPPNVGTRRRRRAEGRGSFSDPANSPTPATENAGPQNPESGLAKTQEETEEETGLNDCNEMLETCPEPSNVQAKVRHSPERPKKRRRGPKQAAPKETSQPSPQVNQPPAQIPDPPCPVRGRLLLTVPHTRRVVAAPLKRPWENNKPRARSKSRDRNGSRGTQAQPSKHQKHQGPNLNSSLNMNDSFDFDCEEAVHMTPFRGGPKTDERETERAQDPPQEDTPQTNSSLSLSEDEEGDDSLYIPKKRACRRQENHSPPRRARSKRNAALQGAKQGRRSQAHTVDIKPQPHTVDIKPQHQTVDIKPQPHTVDIKPQPHTGDIKLQPHTVDIKPQPHTVDIKPQHHTVDIEPQHQTVSERRTEADTAALTESSCKEVRVPESTSTRIQPQEYLCSESPPDSPVFYSERLDLSEQSEASSTAILEGEELEPQMPISFEMEEELLLVGDPLCGLTSRSQSMGLKREKPLLKYRRCAGGIAVRSAVGVALTDMTNLSPATRRALPFAQDRAVPVHSPAIRKRRCTAAVDYRQPTINSKLRRGDKFTDTKFLRSPIFKPKPRHSLKKVSSLGKYDESFVG, from the exons ATGGCACGAGAGCGGGGGACGCAGCCCCAGAAGAAGTCCTTCAAGGAGAGTCTGGATGACATCaaagagaagatgaaggagaagagaaacaaaCGCTTAGCAAGCGCCTGCGCTGTGAACAGAGGGAAGCccaaaactaaaacaaatg TTCAGGTAAAGCCAACTGTGCTGAAGGGTGTGCAGGAGAACAACAAATGGCTGGCTCTTGCACTACAGGCTGAGAGGGACAAAGTGCGGCAAGCCCAGGGGGTCATACTGCAgctgaaaagagaaagacaggccCTCTTCTTTCATCTGCTGTTACTGAAACGAACGGCACTCACAACGCAG AGTTCCACCCCTGAGGCGCGTCAGCTGGACCCtggctcttcttcctcttccag CTGTCTATTGGGGTCTGAGAAAGGAGCAGGACGTGATTTGTATCCTGAAGACATGGCAGCACAATCACCTGAGGCTGTCAGCACAG ACTCTCATTACCATGACAACAAATCTTCAGAGTTACCGCCAAACGTTGGTACAAGGCGTCGGCGTAGAGCTGAAGGACGGGGGTCATTTAGTGACCCTGCTAATTCACCTACACCTGCCACGGAAAACGCAGGCCCTCAGAACCCAGAATCTGGACTGGCTAAAACtcaagaggagacagaggaggagacgggACTTAATGACTGCAATGAGATGCTGGAGACTTGTCCTGAACCAAGCAATGTACAGGCTAAGGTGCGCCACAGCCCCGAGCGGCCCAAGAAAAGACGGCGAGGCCCCAAACAGGCGGCTCCCAAAGAGACATCTCAGCCCTCTCCCCAGGTGAATCAACCCCCAGCACAGATCCCTGATCCCCCTTGCCCAGTGAGGGGGAGGCTGTTGCTGACGGTCCCGCATACCCGTAGAGTGGTTGCTGCACCGCTGAAAAGGCCCTGGGAGAACAACAAGCCCCGAGCGCGCTCCAAGAGCCGAGATCGCAATGGCAGCCGCGGCACACAAGCACAGCCTAGCAAACATCAGAAACACCAAGGCCCCAACCTCAACTCCTCCCTGAACATGAATGACTCGTTTGACTTTGACTGCGAAGAAGCAGTGCACATGACCCCTTTTAGAGGGGGGCCCAAGACAGATGAGCGCGAGACTGAGAGAGCTCAGGACCCACCTCAAGAAGACACTCCGCAGACTaacagctctctgtctctgtctgaggatgaggagggagacGACAGCCTGTACATTCCTAAAAAAAGAGCATGCAGGAGGCAGGAGAACCACAGCCCCCCCAGACGGGCACGTTCAAAAAGGAACGCTGCGCTCCAGGGGGCTAAACAAGGGAGAAGGAGCCAGGCTCATACTGTGGACATCAAGCCCCAGCCCCACACAGTGGACATCAAGCCCCAGCACCAGACAGTGGACATCAAGCCCCAGCCCCACACAGTGGACATCAAGCCCCAGCCCCATACCGGGGACATCAAGCTCCAGCCCCACACAGTGGACATCAAGCCCCAGCCCCACACAGTGGACATCAAGCCCCAGCACCACACAGTGGACATCGAGCCCCAGCACCAGACAG TTTCAGAAAGGAGGACTGAAGCAGACACCGCTGCCCTCACAGAATCCTCTTGCAAAGAAGTGCGAGTCCCGGAATCCACTAGCACAAGAATCCAGCCTCAGGAGTATCTTTGCTCAGAATCACCTCCCGATTCTCCTGTGTTCTACTCTGAGAGACTTGATCTGTCAGAGCAGAGTGAGGCCTCAAGTACAG CAATCCTGGAAGGAGAAGAGCTGGAGCCTCAAATGCCAATTTCTTTTGAGATGGAAGAGGAGCTACTGTTGGTTGGGGACCCGCTATGTGGACTGACAAGCCGAAGCCAGTCTATGGGCCTGAAGAGAGAAAAACCCTTATTGAAATACAGGAGATGTGCAG GTGGAATAGCGGTCCGGTCGGCTGTTGGCGTGGCTCTGACTGACATGACCAATCTCTCCCCGGCAACACGTCGTGCCCTCCCCTTTGCTCAGGACCGTGCGGTCCCTGTCCACTCCCCTGCCATCCGCAAGCGCAGATGCACCGCTGCTGTTGACTACAGGCAGCCCACGATCAACTC GAAGCTGAGACGTGGTGATAAGTTCACAGACACAAAGTTTCTCCGCTCTCCCATCTTCAAACCGAAACCTCGTCACTCACTGAAGAAGGTGTCCAGTCTGGGAAAATATGACGAGTCGTTTGTAGGATGA
- the rpl14 gene encoding 60S ribosomal protein L14 encodes MVFKRYVEIGRVAYVAFGPHEGKLVAIVDVIDQNRALVDGPCTGVKRQSMPFKCMQLTDYVIKVAHSARQKYVRRAWEKAEVDKKWVESSWAKKIEARQKRAKMTDFDRFKVMKAKKMRNKIIKVEVRKLQKVANKKQ; translated from the exons ATG GTGTTCAAGCGCTACGTTGAGATCGGCCGCGTCGCCTACGTTGCCTTCGGGCCCCATGAGGGTAAACTGGTGGCAATCGTCGATGTCATTGACCAGAACAGG gcCCTTGTGGATGGTCCTTGCACTGGCGTGAAGAGGCAATCGATGCCTTTCAAGTGCATGCAGCTTACAGACTACGTCATCAAAGTCGCACACAG tgcTCGCCAGAAGTATGTGAGGCGTGCCTGGGAAAAAGCAGAGGTCGACAAGAAGTGGGTGGAGAGCAGCTGGGCTAAGAAGATTGAAGCCAGACAAAAG AGGGCCAAGATGACCGACTTTGACCGTTTCAAGGTTATGAAGGCCAAGAAAATG agGAACAAGATCATCAAGGTTGAAGTCAGGAAGCTTCAGAAGGTTGCAAATAAGAAGCAGTGA